From Selenomonas sp. AB3002, one genomic window encodes:
- a CDS encoding PTS mannose/fructose/sorbose transporter subunit IIC → MTTMQFIMLFIVAAVAGMGSVLDECQFHRPLVACTLVGLVLGDITTGIILGGTLEMLALGWMNVGAAMAPDAALASVVSSILVIVGHQSIGAGIALAVPLAAAGQVLTIFVRTITVFFQHAADGFAAKGNCFAIEMCHVGGLLLQALRVALPAMAIAAVAGTDTVNSALASIPEVITRGLQVSGGFIVVVGYAMVINMMNAKSLMPYFFLGFLIAVFTNVNLIGFGAIGLICAFFHIKNLQRELESAAAGPVRSGNPVDDIDDSDLM, encoded by the coding sequence ATGACCACAATGCAATTTATCATGCTGTTTATCGTGGCTGCTGTGGCCGGCATGGGGTCTGTGCTGGATGAGTGCCAGTTCCACCGTCCGCTGGTGGCCTGCACGCTGGTTGGCCTTGTTCTCGGTGATATCACCACCGGCATTATCCTGGGCGGTACGCTGGAGATGCTGGCGCTGGGCTGGATGAACGTTGGCGCCGCCATGGCTCCTGATGCCGCTCTGGCTTCCGTGGTTTCTTCCATCCTGGTTATCGTGGGCCATCAGAGCATCGGCGCTGGTATTGCTCTCGCCGTGCCTCTCGCTGCTGCCGGTCAGGTGCTCACCATCTTCGTGCGTACCATCACCGTGTTCTTCCAGCATGCTGCGGACGGCTTTGCTGCCAAGGGCAACTGCTTCGCTATTGAGATGTGCCATGTAGGCGGCTTGCTGCTTCAGGCTCTCCGCGTGGCTCTGCCTGCCATGGCTATCGCTGCTGTGGCTGGTACCGACACTGTCAACAGCGCGCTGGCTTCCATTCCTGAAGTCATCACCCGCGGCCTCCAGGTTTCCGGCGGCTTCATCGTGGTCGTAGGTTATGCTATGGTCATCAACATGATGAACGCCAAGAGCCTCATGCCTTACTTCTTCCTGGGCTTCCTCATTGCTGTGTTCACCAACGTCAACCTCATCGGCTTCGGTGCTATCGGCCTCATCTGCGCTTTCTTCCACATCAAGAACCTGCAGCGTGAGCTGGAGAGCGCTGCTGCTGGCCCTGTGCGCAGTGGCAACCCCGTGGATGACATTGACGATTCCGATCTCATGTAA
- a CDS encoding sugar ABC transporter substrate-binding protein has translation MEKREHAFWALMVLMALALVVLGFMRLAGQDLSARQTEGRRKLGAVYMTLNNPFYEVVDEEIRTAVENRGDVLISRDPALSVERQNEEIEELIEDGVKLIFINPVDWQKCVPAIEKARRAGVQVIVIDTNVEDESLVASTVVSDNYLAGQQCARHLVGTRQGGKVALLTHVQARSAQERIQGFLDTLAHYPAFQVVDQAECQGQLETAMPAMEKMIGRHPEIDIVMALNDPAAMGAMAALRQAGRLEGVAVYGVDGVTETRDLIAQGHMQATAGQDPRGLGRMAVEQAYKVLGGGQPEPLVKLPTVLITRENVKASNGEGWE, from the coding sequence TTGGAAAAGCGGGAGCATGCTTTCTGGGCCCTGATGGTCCTGATGGCTTTGGCGCTGGTAGTCCTGGGCTTCATGCGCCTGGCGGGGCAGGATCTTTCTGCCCGCCAGACAGAAGGACGGCGGAAACTGGGGGCCGTCTACATGACCCTCAACAATCCCTTTTATGAAGTGGTGGACGAAGAAATCCGCACAGCGGTGGAGAACCGGGGTGATGTGCTCATCTCCCGGGATCCGGCCCTGTCCGTGGAGCGGCAGAATGAGGAGATAGAGGAGCTTATCGAAGATGGGGTGAAGCTCATCTTCATCAACCCTGTGGACTGGCAGAAGTGCGTGCCTGCCATAGAAAAGGCGCGGCGGGCAGGGGTGCAAGTGATTGTCATTGACACCAATGTGGAGGACGAGTCTCTGGTGGCCTCTACGGTGGTGTCCGACAACTACCTGGCAGGGCAACAGTGCGCCCGGCATCTGGTGGGCACTAGGCAGGGGGGCAAGGTGGCGCTCCTGACCCATGTCCAGGCCCGCTCGGCCCAGGAGCGCATACAGGGCTTTTTGGACACCCTTGCCCATTATCCGGCTTTTCAGGTAGTTGATCAGGCAGAGTGCCAGGGCCAGCTGGAAACGGCCATGCCTGCCATGGAAAAGATGATTGGACGCCACCCGGAAATAGATATCGTCATGGCCCTCAATGACCCGGCGGCCATGGGAGCTATGGCCGCCCTCAGGCAGGCGGGACGCTTGGAAGGGGTGGCTGTCTACGGGGTGGACGGGGTGACGGAGACCCGTGACCTCATTGCCCAGGGTCACATGCAGGCCACGGCAGGCCAGGACCCCCGGGGACTGGGGCGCATGGCGGTGGAGCAGGCTTACAAGGTGCTTGGCGGCGGGCAGCCGGAACCCTTGGTGAAGCTGCCTACGGTGCTGATTACCCGTGAGAATGTGAAGGCGTCCAATGGGGAAGGATGGGAATGA
- a CDS encoding sensor histidine kinase → MMEIDFFLWRSLFKAKSLAGRLHQLLWLYNGMVVVLFSGFYYVTQHKIIEAMTAHSFLQALPVLPLPADEVVALSWLSFGVLFVCGRIYHRQDITQSGRYLALLAETIACLVVMRTLSLSYDGLVLLVVADLMHRYDGKNTGGLLVGAMLLLFFLADYNMLGFLGGVEPFDAYAAYYNSSVRGVLSALKSGLSSVNVVLFALYLVMLIQNKHQEKERIQSLNEQLESANEKLRLYAAEAERTAETRERNRLAREIHDTLGHTLTGLAAGMDACMVLVDVAPQKAKEQMEKLRDVAKHGLKDVRRSVKKLRPDDLERLPLREALTHMVKEYADTTSMEVKLSIEGWPEAMRQDVEEVIYRIVQEGLTNANRHGHATKASVTFQMEEGRLTIAIVDNGQGCKEAVPGFGLRHMQERLDLLHGSLSCQSDKGFKLEAVIPVGQGAKEERHD, encoded by the coding sequence ATGATGGAGATAGATTTTTTCCTCTGGCGCAGCCTTTTCAAGGCCAAGAGCCTGGCAGGGCGGCTGCACCAGCTGTTGTGGCTTTACAACGGCATGGTGGTAGTGCTCTTTTCCGGCTTTTACTATGTGACCCAGCATAAGATCATCGAGGCCATGACCGCCCATTCCTTCTTGCAGGCTTTGCCGGTGCTGCCGTTGCCTGCTGATGAGGTGGTGGCCCTTTCCTGGCTGTCCTTCGGGGTGCTTTTTGTCTGTGGCAGGATCTACCACCGGCAGGATATCACCCAGAGCGGCAGGTATCTGGCCCTGTTGGCAGAGACTATTGCCTGTCTGGTGGTCATGCGCACCCTGAGCCTGTCCTATGACGGGCTGGTGCTGCTGGTGGTGGCCGACCTCATGCACCGCTATGACGGCAAGAATACAGGAGGCCTGCTGGTGGGAGCCATGCTCTTGCTGTTCTTCCTGGCTGACTACAATATGCTGGGCTTTTTGGGGGGAGTGGAGCCTTTCGATGCCTATGCCGCCTATTACAACAGTTCTGTGCGCGGTGTGCTGTCCGCCCTCAAGAGCGGCCTGTCTTCGGTGAATGTGGTGCTCTTTGCCCTCTATCTGGTGATGCTGATACAGAACAAGCATCAGGAAAAGGAGCGCATACAGTCACTCAATGAGCAGCTGGAGTCTGCCAATGAGAAGCTCAGGCTCTACGCTGCCGAGGCGGAGCGTACGGCAGAGACCCGTGAGCGCAACCGTCTGGCCCGTGAGATCCACGATACTTTGGGCCATACCCTTACAGGGCTGGCGGCGGGCATGGATGCCTGCATGGTGCTGGTGGATGTGGCTCCCCAGAAGGCCAAGGAGCAGATGGAAAAGCTCAGGGATGTGGCCAAGCACGGCCTCAAGGATGTGCGGCGCTCCGTGAAGAAACTGCGCCCGGACGATCTGGAGCGGCTGCCTCTCAGGGAGGCACTGACCCACATGGTGAAGGAATATGCTGATACCACCTCCATGGAAGTGAAGCTCTCCATCGAGGGCTGGCCCGAGGCCATGCGGCAGGATGTGGAGGAGGTCATCTACCGCATTGTGCAGGAAGGTCTTACCAATGCCAATCGTCACGGCCATGCCACTAAGGCTTCTGTCACTTTCCAAATGGAGGAAGGCAGGCTCACTATTGCCATTGTGGATAACGGACAGGGCTGCAAGGAGGCAGTGCCGGGGTTTGGCCTGCGGCACATGCAGGAACGGCTTGATCTCCTGCACGGCAGCCTGTCCTGCCAGTCGGATAAGGGCTTCAAGCTGGAGGCTGTGATACCAGTAGGCCAGGGGGCTAAGGAGGAAAGACATGATTAA
- a CDS encoding SIS domain-containing protein translates to MSVKPSTLKAVDDLIERYPALAVCKEDMTAAVEAVCESYRAGHKLIACGNGGSASDAEHVVGELMKGFLLPRKLDKQMEQRFREVCPDSADYFMENLQGALPALSMVNQVALNTAFANDQAPDLSFAQQLLGMGDEGDVLLAISTSGNSTNVIYALDMARAKGVKSIALTGKSGGKIKAKNMADITICVPEDETFKIQEYHLPVYHMLCIAAENEFFGE, encoded by the coding sequence ATGTCAGTAAAACCAAGTACACTTAAAGCCGTTGATGATCTCATTGAGCGTTATCCTGCTCTTGCCGTCTGCAAGGAGGATATGACAGCTGCAGTGGAGGCAGTATGCGAAAGCTACCGCGCAGGTCACAAGCTCATTGCCTGCGGCAATGGCGGCAGCGCCTCAGATGCAGAGCACGTGGTAGGTGAGCTCATGAAGGGCTTTCTGCTGCCCCGCAAGCTGGACAAGCAGATGGAGCAGCGCTTCCGTGAGGTCTGCCCGGATTCTGCTGATTACTTCATGGAGAATCTGCAGGGGGCCCTGCCTGCCCTTTCCATGGTGAATCAGGTGGCCCTCAACACCGCTTTTGCCAACGACCAGGCGCCGGACCTTTCCTTTGCCCAGCAGCTTCTGGGCATGGGGGATGAGGGTGATGTGCTGCTGGCCATCTCCACCTCCGGCAACTCCACCAATGTCATTTATGCCCTGGACATGGCCCGGGCCAAGGGCGTGAAGTCCATTGCCCTCACCGGTAAATCAGGCGGCAAGATCAAGGCGAAGAACATGGCAGATATCACCATCTGCGTGCCTGAGGACGAGACTTTCAAGATTCAGGAGTATCATCTGCCTGTCTATCACATGCTCTGCATTGCGGCAGAGAATGAATTCTTTGGAGAATAA
- a CDS encoding IS1182 family transposase — protein MQKPNSQKEYTSLGENYQLFLPLNLEFQVSKDDPVRLLRHCIGGMDIKSLEETYQRIDRNLASPRQMLAILVYAGMNHIFSSRRIETACRRDINFMYLLEGKPAPDHVTISRFRSKHLAPCIKELFAQMDFLLEQFGVISLKDIFIDGTKIESFSNKYKFVWKKAVLKNKAKLMAKLPAFVSKAREAFTLSLHYGDEIHVRHLKKLRRKLKACQKAQDIIFVKGTGKRKTALQKTMEQLDEFIARLKKYNTYLHILGNRNSFAKTDTDATFMRMKEDAMKNGQLKPAYNIQCGTDSEFITWASVGPQPTDTTTLIPFLQDMEKHLQRRYPNVVADAGYESEENYLYLETNGQRAFIKPSNYEKSKTRKWKKDIGRRENMTYLPEEDAYLCAQGRKLAAAKEFVRSSRTGFKRNITLYSSADCGNCPLKSQCIHGNHCKTPLEERTKHFEVSKQFLRQRQEDLERITSKEGVQLRINRSIQAEGAFAMMKADMNFRRFLSRGTANVLVEIMLVAMAYNIQKLHCKIQSDRAGQHLFPVNNAA, from the coding sequence ATGCAAAAACCAAATTCACAGAAAGAGTATACGTCTTTAGGAGAGAATTATCAACTGTTTCTCCCCTTAAATCTTGAATTTCAGGTTAGCAAAGATGACCCCGTCCGCCTGCTTCGCCACTGCATTGGAGGTATGGATATAAAGTCACTGGAGGAGACCTATCAAAGGATAGATCGAAATCTGGCGTCGCCCAGGCAGATGCTGGCCATCCTTGTTTATGCCGGAATGAACCATATTTTCAGCTCACGCAGGATCGAGACTGCCTGCCGAAGGGACATCAACTTCATGTACCTGCTGGAAGGCAAGCCGGCCCCTGACCATGTTACCATCTCAAGATTCCGTTCCAAACATCTGGCCCCCTGCATCAAGGAACTGTTTGCCCAGATGGACTTCCTGCTTGAACAGTTCGGTGTCATTTCCCTTAAAGACATCTTCATTGACGGAACAAAGATTGAGTCTTTCTCCAACAAGTATAAATTTGTCTGGAAGAAGGCTGTCCTTAAAAACAAAGCCAAGCTCATGGCAAAGCTTCCTGCCTTTGTCAGCAAAGCCAGGGAAGCGTTCACGCTTTCTCTGCATTACGGCGATGAAATCCATGTCAGGCACCTCAAAAAGCTCCGCCGCAAGCTCAAGGCATGCCAGAAGGCGCAGGACATCATCTTCGTCAAGGGAACGGGCAAGCGCAAGACTGCCCTGCAGAAAACAATGGAGCAGCTGGACGAGTTCATTGCCCGGCTCAAAAAATACAATACATATCTGCACATTCTAGGCAACCGCAATAGCTTTGCCAAGACAGACACGGATGCCACCTTCATGCGCATGAAGGAAGATGCCATGAAGAACGGCCAGCTTAAGCCCGCCTACAACATCCAGTGCGGTACGGACTCTGAATTCATCACATGGGCATCGGTCGGTCCCCAGCCTACAGATACAACCACACTCATTCCTTTCCTTCAGGATATGGAGAAACATCTGCAGCGCCGCTATCCCAATGTGGTTGCGGATGCAGGATACGAAAGCGAAGAGAACTACCTCTATCTTGAGACCAACGGGCAGCGCGCCTTCATAAAGCCCAGCAATTATGAGAAGAGCAAGACAAGAAAATGGAAAAAGGATATCGGGCGCAGGGAGAATATGACCTATCTGCCAGAAGAAGATGCCTATTTATGCGCCCAGGGCAGGAAGCTTGCAGCTGCAAAGGAATTCGTACGCAGCAGCCGGACAGGATTCAAAAGAAATATAACCCTTTACAGTTCTGCGGATTGCGGCAATTGCCCGCTGAAGAGCCAGTGCATACACGGAAACCATTGCAAGACCCCGCTGGAGGAGAGAACCAAGCACTTTGAAGTATCCAAACAGTTTCTGCGCCAACGTCAGGAAGATTTGGAACGTATAACCTCAAAAGAAGGAGTACAACTGCGCATAAACCGAAGCATACAGGCAGAAGGTGCATTTGCAATGATGAAGGCGGACATGAATTTCCGAAGGTTCCTGAGCCGCGGCACAGCAAATGTCCTTGTTGAGATCATGCTGGTGGCTATGGCTTACAATATTCAAAAGCTGCACTGCAAAATCCAGTCAGACAGAGCAGGCCAGCACCTGTTCCCTGTGAATAACGCAGCCTGA
- a CDS encoding M48 family metallopeptidase, with amino-acid sequence MKNQLSLIKHKALSLCLAALMGMGVALPAARVEAGVDPWAAAAQALGVYAAYKSSLKSVLLLGNDPRAQISGRIQDLGANGRDRNDHDWAIVNEVMEQLVEKGDYALKADSLPFLWSINDSNDFNAACYPTNYISINRALVRGLQCDRDELAAVLAHEMTHGLRQHSAHNYAKAVAQYYGMAFLNMDAGLMDWNKLNALVNYSIAKNVTLPTEYEADEGGFYLMASAGFNPGGGAAAMYRMGYYLTYETKNVMEYQDLDPKLKEQENYNDHPDTDLREAKLSQLMSAYGAGHVTVQGRKDIYIDGEWLLTVDWTGDEFDNTAENAYYVAGALSRAFHDYDSPEEWQFRSDGRGGVTCLEDNRVNEVLHDFLARTGTGARLQEMVTKAYRVEKATGFREQMKLAEAKRREELQQEQAKALAAPAKVVKKMRENADTYSDYGMGSAALFQMERAFAAENQDNAAENYAIRGRARAVEGDYEGALADANKAVSMDDKNIYNFLNRADVCRMRGDREAALSDCEKAKSLDKKNAVAWLLTAQIYEEMGDGENALLNYKELYRLRPKAFRRIPEEYLKEISEKDYKALKKEQAEAKKVAEEKEI; translated from the coding sequence ATGAAAAATCAACTTTCTTTAATAAAGCATAAGGCCCTGTCCCTGTGCCTGGCAGCTCTGATGGGCATGGGAGTGGCGCTGCCTGCTGCCCGGGTGGAGGCAGGCGTAGACCCCTGGGCGGCAGCTGCCCAGGCCCTGGGTGTCTATGCTGCCTACAAATCCAGTCTCAAGAGCGTGCTCTTGCTGGGCAATGATCCCAGGGCCCAGATCAGCGGGCGGATTCAGGATTTGGGGGCCAATGGCAGGGACAGGAATGACCATGACTGGGCCATAGTGAACGAAGTCATGGAGCAGCTGGTGGAGAAGGGGGATTATGCCCTGAAGGCCGATTCCCTGCCTTTCCTGTGGAGCATCAATGACAGCAATGACTTCAATGCTGCCTGCTATCCCACCAATTACATCAGCATCAACCGGGCCTTGGTGCGGGGGCTCCAGTGCGACAGGGATGAGCTGGCGGCGGTGCTGGCCCATGAGATGACTCACGGCCTCAGGCAGCACAGCGCCCACAATTATGCCAAGGCGGTGGCCCAGTACTATGGCATGGCCTTCCTCAATATGGATGCAGGCCTTATGGACTGGAACAAGCTCAACGCGCTGGTGAACTATTCCATTGCCAAGAATGTGACCCTGCCCACGGAGTATGAGGCTGACGAAGGGGGCTTCTACCTCATGGCCTCAGCCGGCTTCAATCCCGGCGGCGGAGCAGCGGCCATGTACCGCATGGGCTATTACCTGACTTATGAAACAAAGAATGTCATGGAGTATCAGGACCTTGACCCCAAGCTCAAGGAGCAGGAGAACTACAACGACCACCCTGATACGGATCTGCGGGAGGCGAAGCTTTCACAGCTCATGAGTGCTTATGGGGCAGGTCATGTGACGGTGCAGGGGCGCAAGGATATCTATATAGATGGAGAATGGCTGCTCACCGTGGACTGGACAGGGGATGAGTTCGACAATACGGCAGAAAATGCCTACTATGTGGCGGGGGCCCTGTCCAGGGCTTTCCATGACTACGACAGCCCGGAGGAGTGGCAGTTCCGCAGCGACGGCAGAGGCGGCGTGACCTGTCTGGAGGACAACCGGGTAAATGAGGTGCTCCATGACTTCCTGGCAAGGACCGGCACTGGCGCCCGCCTGCAGGAAATGGTGACCAAGGCCTACAGAGTGGAAAAGGCCACGGGCTTCCGGGAGCAGATGAAGCTGGCAGAAGCAAAGCGCCGTGAGGAGCTTCAGCAGGAGCAGGCAAAGGCCTTGGCCGCTCCTGCCAAAGTGGTGAAGAAGATGAGGGAAAACGCCGATACCTACAGTGACTATGGCATGGGCAGTGCCGCCCTCTTTCAGATGGAGCGCGCCTTCGCGGCAGAAAATCAGGATAATGCTGCGGAAAACTACGCCATCCGCGGCCGTGCCCGGGCGGTGGAGGGAGACTACGAAGGTGCCCTTGCCGATGCCAACAAGGCCGTGTCCATGGATGACAAGAATATCTACAACTTCCTGAACCGCGCCGATGTCTGCCGCATGAGAGGGGATAGGGAGGCGGCCCTTTCCGACTGCGAGAAGGCAAAGTCCCTGGACAAGAAGAATGCCGTGGCCTGGCTGCTGACGGCGCAGATTTACGAGGAGATGGGAGACGGGGAAAATGCCCTGCTGAATTACAAGGAGCTTTACAGGCTCCGCCCCAAGGCTTTCAGGAGAATCCCCGAGGAGTACCTGAAGGAGATTTCCGAGAAGGATTATAAGGCGCTGAAAAAAGAGCAGGCAGAGGCGAAAAAGGTGGCGGAAGAAAAGGAAATCTAA
- a CDS encoding PTS sugar transporter subunit IIB, giving the protein MEIAFCRIDDRLIHGQVATTWSKITGCNRIMCCSDEVAKDEMRKKLLLQVVPPGLKGYVVPVDKAVEAYKNPKYEAFKTLFLFTKPGDVVRAVKGGIPFTYVNLGGMCYKEGDTLISTAVAVNKEDAAAIRELVQMGIKVEIQKTPADNKGDAIAALDAKGL; this is encoded by the coding sequence ATGGAAATCGCATTCTGCCGTATCGATGATCGTTTGATTCACGGTCAGGTTGCTACTACCTGGAGCAAGATTACGGGCTGCAACCGCATTATGTGCTGCAGTGACGAGGTGGCCAAGGACGAGATGAGGAAGAAGCTCCTCCTGCAGGTTGTTCCTCCCGGACTCAAGGGATATGTGGTGCCTGTGGACAAGGCTGTAGAGGCTTACAAGAATCCGAAGTACGAAGCTTTCAAGACTCTCTTCCTCTTCACGAAGCCCGGCGATGTGGTTCGTGCTGTGAAGGGCGGGATTCCCTTTACCTATGTGAACCTGGGCGGCATGTGCTACAAGGAAGGCGATACCCTTATTTCCACGGCTGTGGCTGTGAATAAGGAGGATGCAGCTGCTATCCGCGAGCTGGTGCAGATGGGCATCAAGGTGGAGATCCAGAAGACTCCGGCTGATAATAAGGGCGATGCCATCGCAGCTCTGGATGCCAAGGGGCTCTAA
- a CDS encoding response regulator transcription factor — translation MIKVMIADDQELIRDSLKIVLEQNGDMKVSALASDGQECLDMLEQDRPDVILMDVRMPEVDGVQATRIIKKKYPEVHIIILTTFDDDEYVYNALKYGASGYMLKGVSVSELSNAIRTVASGGAMINPEVVTKVVKLFSQMAQKGSSSSSTVETLGGVELLTRTERNIALLVGHGLSNKEIADKLKLSEGTVRNGLSSVLSKLGLRDRTQLAIWAVQTGLAAEAVER, via the coding sequence ATGATTAAGGTTATGATAGCTGACGACCAGGAGCTTATCCGGGACAGCTTGAAGATAGTTTTGGAGCAGAACGGTGATATGAAGGTGTCAGCCCTGGCTTCGGACGGCCAGGAGTGCTTGGACATGCTGGAGCAGGACAGGCCGGATGTCATTCTAATGGATGTGCGCATGCCTGAGGTGGACGGGGTGCAGGCCACCCGCATCATCAAGAAAAAGTATCCTGAAGTGCACATCATTATCCTCACCACCTTTGATGATGATGAGTATGTTTACAATGCCCTGAAGTACGGGGCCAGCGGCTATATGCTGAAAGGTGTGTCTGTGTCGGAGCTGTCCAATGCCATTCGCACCGTGGCTTCCGGGGGAGCCATGATCAATCCCGAGGTGGTCACCAAAGTGGTGAAGCTTTTCAGCCAGATGGCCCAGAAAGGCAGCAGTTCTTCCTCCACGGTGGAAACTCTGGGGGGAGTGGAGCTCCTCACACGCACGGAGAGGAATATTGCCCTGCTGGTGGGCCACGGCCTTTCCAATAAGGAAATCGCTGACAAGCTGAAGCTCTCCGAGGGCACTGTGCGCAATGGCCTTTCTTCCGTGCTCTCAAAGCTGGGGCTCCGTGATCGCACCCAGCTGGCTATC
- a CDS encoding sodium:alanine symporter family protein has translation MEGLIPALDAIDSFMWGPPLITLLVGTGIYLTFRLKLLQVMRLPKALGLIFKAKNHGEGDVSSFKALCVALAATVGTGNIVGVATAVKVGGPGAIFWMWMAAFFGMATKYAEGLLAVKYRTTDEKGEIAGGPMFYIRNGMGEKYKPLATFFAIATVLVAWLGIGTFPQVNAIVDSVELSFGVPKLATDVVLTVLIGAITIGGLQSIAKVAGKVIPFMAVMYIIISLGLILMNIEAVPAAIGLILESAFTGSAAAGGFAGSTIMMAMQNGIARGVFSNESGLGSAPIAAAAAKTKEPAEQGLISMTGTFIDTIIICSMTGLALVLTGVWQGENAGAAMTSAAFASAYGDVGTWLLTIALALFAFTTILGWNYYGERAVIYLMGTKGVLPYRLIFIALIASGAFLKLEAIWILADIVNGLMAIPNLIALIALSGVVVAETEHYLGKDEEVSAERAVQD, from the coding sequence ATGGAAGGACTTATACCTGCACTTGACGCGATTGATTCCTTTATGTGGGGCCCGCCCCTTATCACCCTGCTGGTGGGTACCGGCATTTATCTGACCTTCAGGCTGAAGCTTCTTCAGGTCATGCGCCTGCCCAAGGCTCTGGGCCTCATCTTCAAGGCCAAGAACCACGGCGAGGGTGATGTGTCAAGTTTCAAGGCTCTCTGCGTGGCTCTTGCTGCTACTGTGGGTACGGGCAACATTGTCGGTGTGGCTACCGCAGTGAAAGTGGGCGGCCCCGGTGCTATCTTCTGGATGTGGATGGCGGCTTTCTTCGGCATGGCTACCAAGTATGCTGAGGGCCTCCTGGCTGTGAAGTACCGCACCACGGATGAGAAGGGCGAGATTGCAGGCGGTCCCATGTTCTATATCAGGAACGGCATGGGCGAGAAGTACAAGCCTCTGGCTACCTTCTTCGCCATTGCTACGGTGCTGGTGGCCTGGCTGGGCATCGGCACCTTCCCCCAGGTGAACGCCATCGTGGACAGTGTGGAGCTTTCCTTCGGGGTGCCCAAGCTGGCTACGGACGTTGTCCTGACTGTGCTTATCGGCGCCATCACCATCGGCGGCCTCCAGAGCATTGCGAAAGTGGCCGGCAAGGTCATTCCCTTCATGGCGGTTATGTACATTATTATAAGTCTCGGTTTGATCCTCATGAACATCGAGGCTGTGCCTGCGGCTATCGGCCTGATCCTTGAGAGTGCTTTCACCGGTTCTGCTGCTGCTGGCGGTTTTGCAGGCTCCACCATCATGATGGCCATGCAGAACGGTATTGCCCGCGGCGTGTTCTCCAACGAGTCTGGTCTGGGGTCCGCTCCCATTGCAGCTGCGGCTGCCAAGACCAAGGAACCTGCTGAGCAGGGCCTTATCTCCATGACGGGCACTTTCATCGACACCATCATCATCTGCTCCATGACGGGCCTGGCTCTCGTGCTCACGGGTGTCTGGCAGGGAGAAAATGCAGGTGCAGCCATGACCAGTGCTGCCTTTGCTTCCGCTTACGGTGATGTGGGCACCTGGCTCTTGACCATCGCTTTGGCGCTGTTCGCTTTCACTACTATCCTGGGGTGGAACTATTATGGCGAGCGTGCTGTGATTTACCTCATGGGCACCAAGGGCGTGTTGCCCTACCGCCTGATTTTCATTGCCCTCATTGCTTCCGGTGCTTTCCTGAAGCTGGAGGCCATCTGGATTCTGGCAGATATCGTCAACGGCCTCATGGCCATACCGAACCTGATTGCCCTGATCGCCCTGTCCGGGGTGGTAGTGGCTGAGACAGAGCACTATTTGGGAAAGGATGAGGAAGTCAGTGCTGAACGTGCTGTTCAGGACTGA
- the manZ gene encoding PTS mannose transporter subunit IID: MEKKLTKGDLINIFIRSNFLLGSFNFERMQSIGFCVSMIPALKKLYKGEELNQALKRHLEFFNTQPFLATPIMGIIAAMEEKRANGADISDQTISGVKVGLIGPLAGVGDPIFWGTLRPVLAALGAGIALTGSIIGPLIFFIAFNAIRLLTHWYGVMYGFDKGTELVDEVGGNRMRYLTEGASVLGLLVMGALVAKWTTVNMPLVMSSYVNSQGDQVVVTVQSILDSLMPGIVPLLMTFACMALLKKGVNPLIIIIGLFALGICGYAIGLFA; encoded by the coding sequence ATGGAAAAGAAGCTTACTAAGGGCGACCTTATCAATATCTTTATTCGTTCAAACTTCCTGCTGGGTTCCTTCAACTTCGAGCGTATGCAGTCCATCGGCTTCTGCGTCTCTATGATCCCGGCTCTCAAGAAGCTCTACAAGGGCGAGGAGCTGAACCAGGCTCTGAAGCGTCACCTGGAGTTCTTTAACACCCAGCCCTTCCTTGCTACTCCTATCATGGGCATTATTGCCGCTATGGAGGAGAAGCGCGCAAATGGTGCTGACATCAGCGACCAGACTATCTCCGGCGTGAAGGTCGGTCTCATTGGTCCTCTGGCCGGCGTAGGCGATCCTATTTTCTGGGGTACTCTCCGTCCGGTGCTGGCAGCTCTCGGTGCAGGCATCGCCCTCACCGGCAGCATCATCGGTCCTTTGATCTTCTTCATCGCTTTCAATGCAATCCGTCTGCTCACTCATTGGTACGGCGTTATGTACGGCTTTGACAAGGGCACGGAGCTGGTGGACGAAGTGGGCGGCAACCGCATGCGTTACCTCACTGAGGGCGCCAGCGTCCTGGGTCTCTTGGTCATGGGTGCTTTGGTGGCCAAGTGGACCACGGTCAACATGCCTCTGGTCATGTCCTCCTATGTGAACAGCCAGGGAGACCAGGTAGTGGTTACCGTCCAGAGCATTCTGGACAGCCTGATGCCTGGCATCGTGCCCCTGCTCATGACCTTCGCCTGCATGGCTCTCCTGAAGAAGGGCGTGAACCCCCTCATCATCATCATCGGTCTCTTTGCGCTGGGCATCTGTGGCTACGCCATCGGTCTCTTCGCATAA